From the Planifilum fimeticola genome, the window GGTGGGGGGTGAGCTGCGGGAGCCTCGTTATCAGAAATTTGCGGTCAACAGTTCCTTTACGGTGGCCGGTTCGGTGAAGAAAACGACGGGGATGAAGTCGAAGCACGTGTGGATCGATATCAGGAAAACGGGCGGGAGTAAAATCCCCGGCGCGGAGAAATTTTCGTACTACACGCCGTTGAAGGACGGGACCTTCCAACAGAGGGTGCAGCTGTTCGCCGGCAAGGGGGAATATCTGGTCACCGTCCGGATGCCGAGCGAGGCGACGGAAGGGTATTACCACGACTTTGCCCGGTTTAGGGTGGTCAATGTCAATCCGGAAGTGAAGCGGGATATTGGCTGGACTCCCGCCGGCCTGGAAGCAGGGCTGAAACTGACCCGGCCGAAGACGGGGTACCAAGCGGTGGACGGCATCTTTGTTCTGGAGGGCAGCATTTCGAACTCCTACGGAAGCCCCTATATCATGGTGTTGGTGCAAAAGGGTTCCGAGAAATGGCAGCGGATGGTCCGGTTGAAGGACGGCCGGTTTGAAGTGAAGGTTCCCCTCTATTTCGGCAAGGGCATACACGAGTTGAAAGTGATGGTTCCCATCCCGGACAGAAAGAGCTATTACCAAGAAGGGGCCTCCCTCTTGGTGAAAAACACCTCCACCGAAAAGCGGGAGCCGATCAAATATTACAAACAGTACGAGGAACGGGGGGTTCATCTGGAACATCCCGTGGCGGGCGGGGAGAAGGCCGGCTTGAGTTACCGGATCTCCGGAACGATCGATCCGCAGGCGCCCGATGCTTCCCGAACCACCCACCTGATTATCCAGACCAAAAAGAACGGTGAAGAGGCGACCTATTTCATACCGGTAAAAAATTACCGCTTTGACGGGGAGTTTTGGTTGCGCTTCGGACCCGGCAAGTATGAAGTGACCGTCAATGTGCCGGAGATTACCGATGAACGGCGGGATTACTTCCGCTTTTACAGCGTGGCCGAATTTAGCGTGATCAGCACGGCGAAGGAAGACAAACGCTATTTGCTGCCGTCCCGGGGGATTCAGTCCGACGCGCCGGAAATCAAGGAGCTCGCCGAGCGGCTGACCGCCGGGAAAAAGAGCGAGC encodes:
- a CDS encoding transglutaminase domain-containing protein, coding for MKHRLRLTVFGLLIFSLVFVAACSGLGVLSGQPKDKWQQLVEQENEKIGLKPLKLEPYAKEVGGELREPRYQKFAVNSSFTVAGSVKKTTGMKSKHVWIDIRKTGGSKIPGAEKFSYYTPLKDGTFQQRVQLFAGKGEYLVTVRMPSEATEGYYHDFARFRVVNVNPEVKRDIGWTPAGLEAGLKLTRPKTGYQAVDGIFVLEGSISNSYGSPYIMVLVQKGSEKWQRMVRLKDGRFEVKVPLYFGKGIHELKVMVPIPDRKSYYQEGASLLVKNTSTEKREPIKYYKQYEERGVHLEHPVAGGEKAGLSYRISGTIDPQAPDASRTTHLIIQTKKNGEEATYFIPVKNYRFDGEFWLRFGPGKYEVTVNVPEITDERRDYFRFYSVAEFSVISTAKEDKRYLLPSRGIQSDAPEIKELAERLTAGKKSERSKARAIYDYVAKNITYDVQKYRNDEFALDDSALKTLERKKGVCQDYSFLAIALLRSIGMEARFVEGIADGIRHAWVEVKVDGRWLTMDPTWGSGYLNPNGWFVKRYNPEYFDPSPAEFRKTHTRTGVMY